TTCCATGACAGCAAGGACTGCTGAACAGAGAAACTGCCTCaaatacaaatgaacaaaaaacaaataaacaaaatgaaacacacacacacacacacacacacacacacacacacacacaccccaacacacacacacacaagacagcaTCTGACAATGTAGCTATTATAGGCCtaaaactcactttgttgaccaggtcaacctcaaattcatagaggtCTGCCTGCCAATAAAAATGTATTCAAAGTGTTCTAAAACTGTGGTTTGATTATTCTATTGGGTTCCAAATTTGTCAAATATTCTGTTATGGTCAAAATCTAGCACTGAATAAATTAGGACTAGCAGGGTCTCACATACCTCAACCTAAGAAATGCTATAGAGAATATTTTCATAAGCATTATATTAACAGGAAAACCCctgaaaccattttttttctaacaggacCAAGTTTCCCACTCTTCACTCTTATTTGATATATTTGTCAATGACTCAGCCAAAGCAATAAGAAAGCAGTAAGAAAGAAATAGGAATATTAACGGGAAATAAAGCAATCAATGAATTCGTATTTGATGATGTCTTCAGAGAGACTCCAGCTGAAAACTCCCAGAACCCTTAGACACTTTCAAAAAATTAGTAAGATTTAAGCAATGCTGTGCAGAGAGACATGCCAAGTTTTGTACATGACAATCATGAGTTAACTTAGAAAACAATCTGGGGGAATGTCATATTTATAATGGTTTAAAATACATGAGTATTTTATAAACAAACCTTAGGAAAGGGAGACTACTATAGTGAAAATCTTACAGTACTGAAGAAAGAGAGTGAAAGACACTAGAAGTTGGAGAGGTCTCATGTGCAGAAAGGGAAGCAGTCATCAAAGACAGAAGAGCATAAAGGCTGAAAAGTCATCAACACGTAAAATAAACCATTGGGTAAGCATTAAGTATCAAAAATGATTCACTTGAATGGGCTAGCAAATTGAGCAGatacttctcaaagataaaaactaTAAGGTCCAAAAGATTTTGAAAAGTTGTCAAAATTTTTAGCCATTAGAGAAATTCAAAGTTAACCTGCTTTGAGATTCTGTTTCACCACAGCCAGAATGCCTGTCACCAGGAAAACAATGGAGAACAGAGTGTGCCCAGGATGTTGAGAAAATGAAACTTTTATCACCATAGGAATGTAGTCTTACACAACCACTATGAAAATCACCAAGGAGGTCCTTTACAAACTAGAAATAGAACCATCTTATGACTTAGTTATATTATTCTTTGGCATATTCTCCAAGAAATTTAAGTTACTACTCAGAGACACTGATATGTCCATGATTATCATTGTAGTATTTGTGTTCACAACATATCAGACATTGTACCAGCTTAGAAATATATCAAgagataaatggataaagaaaatgtcatatTTATAAACACAGTGGAATTCattcatctttaaaaattaaatcataatattttcagtaaaataagTTAAAATGGGGGTCATTATCTTCACTGAAAAAATGAAGTCTTATAGTGTGATTCacaatttaagtgtgtgtgtgtgtgtgtttgtgtgtgtgtgcactcatgcagttatgtctgtgtgtgtaatgaAGTAATAGAAACCATGAATGGAAATAAATAGATTATTTGTTTGAGGAATAATGTTATGTATGTAAAGTGAATGCAAAAGTGAAGACAGAATGACATCAATAGGTTGAGTCTGCTTAAACTTACTGGAAAAATTCAAATTATAGAAAAAGCTTAGTTGGAAAATACTATGTCAGATCCATACCCCAGTTGTAACATATTCTAAGACCCCTAAATAAATAATGCCTGTAAGGCATGATAGTTATTGAAACTTGAGTCTGTGGGTAGAGTTTTGTCTGAAGGTACAGTTCTACCAACTCtaactcagttggtagactgCTTGTCTAGCATACATAAATCTTTTGCCTTGATCCTTTTCATTGAACAAACCAGGTATGATGGGACATACCTCCAATCTTACCACAAACCTGTAATCTCATCCTGAGGTCCACAGATTCAGGTTTATCTTGGAGTTTTAGTCCACGTTGGTATATAAGTTAAAATCTCAAGCTAAATCCATTAATCAGCAAAAGAACAGAAGCCTATTTTTTTGAAAGGACATGGGAATGGGTCTTATCAGAGCTTGTTAACAGAGAAAATACAGGAGCAACCAGTTTAAAACTAGTGTTCCTATCCTCTCTGCcatgctcagttcccagcactataAGTGGGGGAGGATGATCAAGATTAAACTCTGTGAGCATTGCTTTGTGCTTTTCATTGGTTGACCAGCATTATGAGGATCAGGTGTCTTTGCTGTGTATGCAGGAATGCAGGGTCATTGTTCACTCTTACAGATAACACTTGCCTCACACAGAAATTTAGCCAAGTGAGACCCTCTGTTCCCTTAGATAACAGTCAGAGAGATGTTGTAGTCTTTGCTCCCGCACATACTCCTTGACATTACCAGAGTTGTAAAAATATTCAGAAAGAGGTGTTTTAGGGATTAAACATTACATGTTATTAATTTCAAGGTTAAATTTTGTGAATTTTTCACACACTTCATCTGTTGACATACATTTCACCCTTCCTATTCCCATTCCCATTACCCTTTAAACTCGCAagcctttattctctctctctctctctctctctctctctctctctctctctctctctctctctctctctccttctctcattAGACACAGTTGCATGCAGCTCATTTTGTAGGGATGTAGGGTTGGAACCTTGAGATATTTCCTCTAGTTATTATGTAGATCTTGTTGAGGCAACGCTGCTGTAGAGAATTTTTGGGTACACCTTCCCTGTCACATAGAGAAGATAATACCTAGGAACAGATATTCTTGTCTTCAACCATTACCATCTTTTGGTTCCCTATTGATTCATGATTCCTGAGTTTAGGAGTAGGTGTTGCACTTTAGGTGGATCAGTGTAGGATGGGAGTCTCATGGTGTGCTGCTCTCTGCATTTTGGCCAGCTTCTCAGCAATGTGAATCACAAAACCTTCCCAGTTTGCCTTCACTAAACAACAagactctgtgtgtttgtttctcaCCAAGGTGCTTCTTGCATCGCTTTTCATCTTGGTTCACATCCCAGACAAAGGAAGGGACACCAAGAGTTTGGATAATTGATGGAGACCCCAGTTGCAACACAGTACTGGTAAACTGTCACCTAGTGGAGAGAAGTTCAGTGTTCTCTGATTACCAAggacacaaaacacatacactcTCTTTAGCTACGTGCTTCTTATCTTTCCTCAAGTTGGGGTACAACCAGAGCTAGAAATTTATACTAGAACAGCCACATAGGTATTTGAGACCTTGATCACAAGTGAGGACGTTTGATCACCTACTTTTTTCTATTGAATATTGGCAAACAGATTCATGGCTCTTCTTGCTCTTGCTATGACTGATAGAACAGGGAAGATTTCCTGGTAGAGTGAATTTTATTAATATCTAAGGTATTCTAAATCAAATCATGCATTTGTGATATTTTCTCTGTGCCTCAAAAGGCAGTTGACACCCAATATGAATTCCTACAAAAGATTACATATGTATTTCataatacatttttatgtattatgtattatcaTATATTACTGATGAAAAATAGACATCATTTATCAAATTAGACCTTTCAAAGTTGAGCATCATCATAGAATGGTGAGCTTCTCTAGCCAAATGCAAAGAACAGTTCATAAACTTTGAATGCATGacccttcctctcttttttgAATAGCCAGTAGGTTACAATTATATATGACTTTTATGTTTCATCtatttcttacatttttctttttctcagcacaACTGATAGTTTGTGTGGACATTTACTTTATGTTAAACATACAGAGGGAATTGTTGAGAAATGccaggaagaggaaatggaaaacTGGGACACAATGCCATTGCTGAATGAATTGGTAGTTAGTAAATATTCTTATTCACTACTTGGCCATGATATTTATTACAGAAATCTTCACCTTTGCAACAAAAGGTAGATATCTTCAAGGCTCCAAGATACATGGCTCCGAGATTCAGCCATACATGCCTTATCGCAGTCCAATTCGGTGTGATTGTGGACCCACTTGCCTAGAAgatagaaatatttatatttagtgtCCAAAATACCATGGTGTTCACAGTGAGGGGCCATTCTCCCCCAGTACCAACCCTGTTTCCCGAGGAGGAATATAGCTTCTTCTCGGTAAGAATGCATTCAGAATAGCTCAAACACCTTACCTGTTTGTGAGAATAGGAAGTAATTCCTGGTTCTGCATCCAGGCTTATATCTTGTAGTGCAGTTGTTTTTGCCTGCCGAACAATGTCCACTCTTAAAAGAGTTGCAGACCATGCACACTGTAGCTTGGactagggaaaaaaatgtaaagagagagaaaatgactaTAGAGCCTAAGAATGCTAGAGGATTAAAGAATTCAGAGACACAGCATAGCCCAGAGGAATTTTCCTAACACAACCTCAGGTAATAATGTATTATACCAAATTGATTGGAttaatgacttttttaaaaagtagctaaGGGTTTGACATCTGTACAATTTTGATTGCATAGGAAATATAATTATTGGTATTCCTTTGTATACAATGCCTTTGTGCAATAAACTATAAAAGTATTTATGTAAGCAAATCTGACACCTAAAGTTCCCTTGTAAatacatgatgatgatgatggtgatgatgataaaaaTAATATCACGCTACTAGCACaaaacatatatgcagacaaatggATTAGATAAAGGGCCCAGATATAAGGCAATATGATTACATGCACCTGATTTTTGACAACATGCCAAAAAGACCCAGTAGAGATATTATCTTTGGTAGATAATGctgaaaaaaaacccagatacCTGTATGTAGAACAATGAACTAGATCACTATCTCTCACAATACACAGATATAAACTCCAAACTGAGCAAACCTCAATGCAAAACTCAGAAACTCCTAGTAGAAAAAGTAGAAAGTAAACTCCAAGAAATAGGCACAGGTAACAAGTTCTTGAGTAGGGCTCCAATCCCTAGGGCAATAAGGGCAATGCTTCACCAATGAGACCTAGGCAAAATGAAAAGATAGAGAATTATGGTGACAGGGAGAAAAATCCAAGATGGAGGGTAATCTCTTTCTCTAGCATCTGACCTGATTTTACTGTTGAGAAAGGCATAGATTTCAGACACCACTGGCACTGACTAATGCCCACAGATAtaatatgtgttttaaagaagaCACTTTTTCAAATACTATGAAGAAATTGTGCTCACTTAGTGCTAAATgtagatttcaaaataaaaatttcctaAATCAAGGGTGTTAAGGACAATAATTAGGTTGTTCTTACTTAGGGTGATATGAACATATAACCAGGTCTTACTAGGCATATATATGCTTTTCCTCCCTGGAACTTAAGGGTACACTTCATAATTtcacttccattttttttttctgagaaaaattCTTTAACTTTATTATGCAGGTGGTTTCTTAGCACTACTAGAGACATAACTCCAGAGCTGCTTAAGCCCATATGTTCCTATGGTAAAATAACCTAACTGCATCTCTCCCTTGAGGAGCCTACACATGCTTAGCAGGCATAACTTTCTCATCCAAGGGAGAGGATAATGCTAATCACAGTGATGATTATTTACccccttttaatatttttaataaattcacATTTGCTTGAATTTTGGTTTGTCCTgaaattaatttcttcttttaatttcttcCCCAGAGCATGAATTCTGGCTTTGGCCAGGTTGCAGTCTTTGAGGCATACTGTTAGGTTTGCACCTGTGTCCCAATCAGGATGGTAGGAAATCATGAAGTTGAATAGCTCCTAACACAGTAAAGGAAAGTGTCAGTTGAACAAAGAATGAAGAGGCAACCTATAGAGTTAAAATCTTTGCCAACTGTATATTGGACAGAGGGTTGTtatctaaaatataaaagcaaCAACCCTCAAGaaattcattaagaaaacaaacatccCAGTTCTTTTTAAATGACATTGAATAGAGAGCTCTCAATAGGAGAATACAAACAGATGATAAGCATTTTTTCCTAGCATGTCCAACATGctaagaaaaccaagaaaatacaaataaaaaacacataATGATTTTATCTCACATAGTGCCCTTCCCCATTCCTCAAATGGAAGCAAATGACAAGATAAGTTGACATGGATTTGAGCAAAGGGCAACCCTTTTTCTTTCATAGACATGTGAACTGATACAGGTACAGGGAAAAGGACCATAAaggtttttctttaaatgtaaaaacagaaataaCATTTGGCATAATCTTATAACTCCTAGAATATACCCATCAAAACTATACCCATTATACAGTTACTGGCACATCCATGTTCACTGTTGCTCTGTTTACAATATCTAGGAAACAGAATCAGCCTAGCTGTCCACAAATTGGTGAGTGAATGACAATGTGATTTAGATACATCATGGATTGTGTTCAtttgcaaagaaaatgaaattcacacaaaactaaaaaaaaaattataatgtgttgcgcgcactcaacaggccaggaagaacgacgctgctacaggatccttctgcacacgtttattcagtcctgtttcttcttgtttatatctctcttgtttttatatctcccttgtttttatatctcccttgt
This portion of the Mus musculus strain C57BL/6J chromosome 9, GRCm38.p6 C57BL/6J genome encodes:
- the Gm5916 gene encoding prostate and testis expressed family member precursor → MGKILLLLFLLMLGSFALVFIQVQATVCMVCNSFKSGHCSAGKNNCTTRYKPGCRTRNYFLFSQTGKWVHNHTELDCDKACMAESRSHVSWSLEDIYLLLQR
- the Gm5916 gene encoding prostate and testis expressed family member isoform X1, encoding MGKILLLLFLLMLGSFALVFIQVQATVCMVCNSFKSGHCSAGKNNCTTRYKPGCRTRNYFLFSQTGKWVHNHTELDCDKACMAESRSHVSWSLEDIYLLLQR